A single Sandaracinaceae bacterium DNA region contains:
- a CDS encoding sigma-70 family RNA polymerase sigma factor, with translation MSAGPEGLVAHYFRHESGRLVAALARKFRLLHLEDAEDAVQEALMVALTAWSLKGIPDEPSAWLYRVASNTLADRVRRNGALARALVRGAAEPGPDVEPTETALPTELPDDQLRVLFVCCDPSLPVESQLVLALKVLCGFRVDEIALRLFTSEANVYKRLSRARDALAARGIDLDTPPDVAARLGTVQAVLYLLFNEGYSASRGDALLRGELCEEALRLGYLLLAHEACDVPSSRALVALFHLHTARFATRVDATGEILTMAEQDRGCWDQRHVHQGLRLLTTCTDAATTSRYHVEAAIAAEHVLAPSFAATRFDEIAELYGLLDRVAPSPLNALNRAVALAEAHGPQAGLDALRDVRLPPGLAGYYLWDAVVGDLFRRAGHIQQARSYLERAAENAPSHAERALLQRRLETCG, from the coding sequence GTGAGCGCTGGGCCCGAGGGGCTGGTCGCCCACTACTTCCGTCACGAGTCGGGCCGGCTCGTGGCGGCGCTCGCGCGCAAGTTTCGCCTGCTGCACCTCGAAGACGCCGAAGACGCGGTCCAAGAGGCGCTGATGGTGGCGCTCACGGCGTGGTCGCTGAAGGGTATCCCCGATGAGCCCTCGGCGTGGCTGTACCGCGTGGCTTCCAACACGCTCGCCGATCGGGTGCGCCGCAACGGCGCCCTCGCGCGTGCGCTGGTCCGTGGGGCGGCCGAGCCCGGCCCCGACGTGGAGCCCACGGAGACCGCGCTGCCCACGGAGCTGCCCGACGACCAGCTCCGCGTGCTCTTCGTATGCTGCGACCCCTCGCTGCCGGTGGAGTCGCAGCTGGTGCTGGCGCTGAAGGTGCTCTGCGGGTTCCGCGTGGACGAGATCGCGCTGCGGCTCTTCACGAGCGAGGCCAACGTCTACAAGCGGCTGTCACGTGCCCGCGACGCGCTCGCCGCCCGCGGGATCGACCTCGACACCCCGCCCGACGTCGCCGCGCGCCTCGGGACAGTGCAGGCCGTCTTGTACCTGCTCTTCAACGAGGGCTACAGCGCGTCCCGCGGCGACGCGCTGCTGCGCGGGGAGCTGTGCGAGGAGGCCCTACGTCTCGGGTACCTGCTGCTGGCGCACGAGGCCTGCGACGTGCCGTCTTCGCGGGCCCTGGTGGCGCTGTTCCACCTCCACACGGCGCGCTTCGCCACGCGCGTGGACGCCACCGGTGAGATCCTCACCATGGCCGAGCAGGACCGTGGGTGCTGGGACCAGAGGCACGTGCATCAAGGGCTGCGCCTCCTCACCACCTGCACCGACGCGGCCACCACGAGCCGCTACCACGTCGAGGCCGCCATCGCCGCAGAGCACGTGCTCGCGCCGTCGTTCGCGGCGACACGCTTCGACGAGATCGCCGAGCTGTACGGACTGCTCGACCGCGTCGCGCCTTCGCCGCTCAACGCGCTCAACCGCGCCGTGGCGCTGGCCGAGGCGCACGGCCCACAGGCTGGTCTCGATGCGCTGCGCGACGTGCGGCTCCCCCCGGGACTCGCCGGCTACTACCTGTGGGACGCGGTGGTGGGGGACCTCTTCCGGCGCGCTGGACACATCCAGCAGGCGCGCAGCTACCTCGAGCGCGCGGCCGAGAACGCGCCGAGCCACGCCGAGCGGGCGCTCCTGCAGCGCCGCCTCGAGACTTGCGGTTGA